CCAGGGCGTAGCGGACAGCACCGCCCGGCCGGACACCACCGCCCGGCCGGGCCCGTCTTCCGCCCGGAGCGCTCAGGCCTTCCTGGACTCCGCGTAGTTGCGCAGGAACAGCGCCTCGGCGACCGAGAGCCGCTCCAGCTCCTGGGGCGAGACGCTCTCGTTCACCGCGTGGATCTGCGCCTCGGGCTCGCTCAGCCCGATCAGCAGGATCTCCGCCTCCGGGTACAGCGCGGCCAGCGTGTTGCAGAGCGGGATGGAACCGCCCATGCCGGAGGTCTGCATCTCCTGGCCCGGATAGGCCGCGCGCATGGCCTCGGCCATCGACGTGTACGCGGGGCTGGTGACGTCGGCGCGGAAGGGCTGGCCCTGGCCGACCGGTTCGACCGTGACCCTGGCCCCCCACGGGGCGTGCGACTCCAGGTGCGCGGTCAGCAGCTTCGTCGCCTCGGCCGCGTCCTGGCCCGGCGGCACCCGCAGACTGATCTGCGCGCGCGCGGTCGCCTGCAACGACGGCGTGGCCCCCACCACCGGCGGGCAGTCGATGCCGATGACCGTCACCGCGGGCCGGGCCCAGATCCGGTCGGCCACGGTGCCCGTGCCGATCAGCTCCACCCCGTCGAGGACCCGGGCGTCCCGGCGGAACTCCTCCTCCGGGTACTGCAGGCCCTCCCACGCGGCGTCCGTGGTGAGCCCGTCCACCGTCGTCGTGCCGTCCTCGGCCCGCAGCGAGGCGAGCAGCTGGATCATCGCCGCCAGCGCGTCCGGGGCCGCCCCGCCGAACTGGCCGGAATGCAGGTTGCCTTCCAGCGTGTCCAGCCGCACCCGCAGCATCGTCATGCCCCGGAGGGTGGCGGTCACGGTGGGCAGGCCGACCCGGAAGTTGCCGGTGTCGCCGATGACGACGGTGTCGGCGGCCAGCAGCTCCGGGTGCGCCTCGGCGTACCGCTCCAGCCCCCCGGTGCCCTGCTCCTCCGAGCCCTCCACGACCACCTTGACGGAGACCGGCACACCGCCGTCCGCCTTGAGGGCGCGCAGCGCGAGGAGGTGCATGACGAAGCCGCCCTTGCAGTCCGCCGCGCCCCGGCCGTACCAGCGGCCGTCGCGCTCGGTCAGCTCGAACGGCGGAGAGAGCCACGCCGACTCGTCGAGCGGCGGCTGCACGTCGTAGTGCGCGTAGAGCAGCACGGTCGGCGCCCCGGCCGGTCCGGGCAGGAACCCGTACACCGACTGGGTGCCGTCGGGGGTGTCCAGCAGCGCGACGTCCTCGAAACCCTCGGTGCGCAGCGCGCCGGCCACCCAGCGGGCCGCGGCCTCGCACTCGCTCACCGGGAACTGCTCGGGGTCCGCCACCGACCGGAAGGCCACCAGCTCGGCGAGCTCCGTCTTGGCGCGGGGCATCAGCGAGGCAACGGTCTCGGAAATCGGACGGGCGGTCATGGGCACGCTCCTGGTGGGTGCGACGTTAGGACAGTGGCGCGTCGTGCAAGGGTCGTCCCGTGTCCCCGGCGGGCGTGTGACGACAGCCACGGCTCACGGACGACCCTTACGCGACCGCACGCGACACCGGTGGGTGAGGCGTCGCGTGTACGGCGGGTTCATGGCCGATCCTCCCACAGCGGATCTCGGCCACCACGCGCCGTAGGATGCCGTGAGCAACTGGGGCCAGTGGTCGGGATCGGGAGCAGAAGCACATCGTGAGCAGCGAGAACGCAGACGTCGGACGTGAGCCGGAAGAGTCGTCGACGGTATGGGACGTCGTCGTGGTGGGCGCGGGCCCGGCCGGGGCCTCCGCGGCGTACGCGGCGGCCGTCGCCGGCCGGCGGGTGCTGTTGCTGGAGAAATCCGAGCTCCCCCGCTACAAGACCTGCGGCGGCGGGATCATCGGGTTCTCCCGGGACTCGCTGCCTCCGGGCTTCGAACTCCCCCTCAAGGACCGGATCCACGCGGTGACCTTCTCGCTCAACGGGAAACTGTCCCGCACCCGCAGGTCCAAGCGCATGCTCTTCGGACTCATCAACCGCCCCGAGTTCGACGCCGGCCTGGTCGAAGCCGCGCAGAAGGCGGGCGCCGAACTGCGCACCGGGGCCACCGTGTCGCGGGTCGAGCAGCACGGCCCCGCGGTCCCCGACCGGCGCACGGTCGCCGTGGTCCTCTCCGGTGGTGAGACCGTCCTGGCCAGGGCCGTCGTCGGTGCGGACGGCAGCGCGGGGCGCATAGGGGCACATGTCGGGGTGAAGCTGGACCAGGTGGATCTCGGCCTGGAGGCCGAGATCCCCGTCCCGCGGACCGTGGCCGAGGACTGGGCGGGACGGGTGCTCATCGACTGGGGCCCGCTTCCGGGGAGTTACGGCTGGGTCTTCCCCAAGGGCGACACCCTGACCGTCGGGGTGATCGCCGCCCGCGGCGACGGCGCGGGGACGAAGCGCTACCTGGAGGACTTCGTCGGCCGGCTCGGCCTCGCCGGCTTCGAGCCCACGATCTCCTCGGGGCATCTGACGCGGTGCCGCAGCGAGGACTCGCCGCTCTCCCGCGGCCGGGTCGTGGTCTGCGGGGACGCGGCCGGCCTGCTGGAGCCCTGGACCAGGGAGGGGATCTCCTTCGCCCTGCGGTCCGGGCGGCTCGCGGGCGAGTGGGCGGTGCGGATCGCCGAGTCGCACGACGCGGTCGACGCCCGGCGCCAGGCGCTCAACTACGCGTTCGCCATCAAGGCGGGCCTGGGCGTCGAGATGGGCGTCGGCCGCCGGATGCTCAAGCTGTTCGAGCGCCGCCCGGGGCTCCTGCACGCCGTGCTGACGGGTTTCCGCCCGGCCTGGAACGCCTTCGCGGGCATCACCCGCGGGACGACCTCGCTCGCCGAACTGGTCCGTACGCATCCGCTGGCCCAGCGGGCGTTGTCGGCGATGGACCGCGGCTGAGCCCGCACCCTGCCCGGCAGGCCGGACCAGGCCTGCCGGGGCCGGCCCGCGGAGCGGGCCCGGTCCGCCGCCGCCATCCGGGCCGGCGGCCCCGCGGCGGGGGTGCCGTCCGCGGCGGGGCCCGGGTAGGTTGACCCGCCATGGACTGTGCTTCGTACCTGCGGCACCTGGGCCGGGAACACGCCGCGTTCCGGGCCTGCCTCGACGGTGACCTGTCCGCCGCCGTGGAGCACTGCGGCGACTGGACGCTGTACGACCTGGCGAACCACCTGGGCGGCCAGAACCACTGGGCGGCGGCCGCGGTGACCGAGCGGCGCGGCGACCACACCGTGCCGGCCGCGCCACGCGAGCGGACCGCGCTGGTCGGCTGGTTCGAGGATTCGTGCGCGGCGCTGACGCGGGCACTGGACACCGACCCGCTGACAGAGGCGTGGACGTTCCACCCGCCGCACACGGCGGGCTTCTGGCAGCGGCGCCGCTGCCTGGAGGCGCTCGTACACCGCTGGGACGCCGAGAACGCCCTCGGTACGCCAAGTCCGATGGACGCCGGACTCGCCGCGGAGGGAGTGGCGGAGGTCCTCGACACCATGGTGCCGAGGCAGCGGTCCAGGGGACGCGCACAGCCGCCCGCGTCCGCACTGCGGCTCGACGCCACCGACACCGCGCACACATGGACCTACGGACCGGGCGTCCCGGTCGCCAGGGTCTCCGCCACCGCGGAGGACCTCCTGCTGCTGCTGTGGGGGCGGGCCCGGGACGATGACCGGGCGTACGTGTGGGAAGGGGACCGGAGGGCGGGCCGCCTGGTCCTGGAAGGGCCGCTGACCGCCTGAGGCGGGGAGGGCCCGGCGGGTGCCCGGGACCGCGAAACCTCCCCGGAAGCCCCGGAAGCCCCGGAAGCCCCGGAAGCCCCGGAAGGGCCGGTACGGGCGGATCCCGAGGGCCGGTACGGGGCTTCGTAGGGGTAGGGCGGTACGGCCCCTCGTCCGGTCAGTCCTCCACCGTGATGCGGAAGACCGGGTGGTCGGGGCAGGCCGCCAGCAGTTCGGCGTCGGACGACTTGGCGGTGACGCCCTGGAAGTACTGGTTGACCTCCCAGCCCCACTTCTCCAGGTAGGACCGCAGGACCAGCGCTTTCTGCGCGTCGTCCGTGACCTCCTCGGCCGTGAACGCGTGGGCCCTGCGGCCCACGCGCAGCTCCCCGCAGCCCGCCGCCCGCATGTTGCGCACCCACTGGGAATGCCCGCGCGCGGAGACCAGGTACCGCGTCCCCTCATGGGTGTGGGGGTTGACGGGGATGCGCTGCATCTGTCCGCTCCTGCGGCCCCGCACCGACATCTCGGCGCTGCCCATCAGGCTGATCCCGTGACGGGCGAGCCAGCCCACCACGCTGTTCATACGGACGTTGAGCGCGCTGCCCCGGAGGTAGTACGGCTGAGACATGGGACCCCCACCACTGGATGCTTTCGAGAGCACTGCTCTCGCTTGAGATCAGTGTGCACGAGAGTGCCTGAGTAAAGCAAGAGCAGTGCTCTCGTTATTGTTCGGTGCTCTCCCGGCGTGGCAGACTGAAGGGCATGAGCAGCATCCGAGGAGCCAGGGAACGTGCCCGTGCCGAGATCACCGCGGCCATCAAGGAGGAGGCCCGGCGGCAGCTCGCGGCGGACGGAGCCGCGAAACTCTCCCTGCGCGCGGTCGCCAGGGAGCTGGGTATGGCCTCCTCCGCGCTCTACCGCTACTTCCCGAGCCGTGACGACCTGCTGACGGCCCTCATCGTCGACGCCTACGACGCGGTGGGCGAAGCGGCGGAGGCCGCCCGCTCCTCGTCCGAAGGATCCGGCGAACCGCACGCCGTCCGATGGACGGCCGTCGCCTGCGCTGTGCGCGCCTGGGCCCTGGCCCACCCTCATGAGTACGCGCTGATCTACGGTTCACCCGTACCCGGTTACAGCGCCCCCCAGGACACCGTCGGCCCCGCCTCCCGGGTCGGCCTGGTCCTGATCGGCATCGTCCGCGAGGCGTGTCCCGGCGACGGGCTCACCGCGGACGCGCTGCCGGACGGGCTGCGCACCGACGCGGAGCGGCTGGCCGCGGACCTGGCCCCCGGCCTCCCGCCCGCCACCATGACCGCGCTGATCGCCGCGTGGGCGCAGCTCTTCGGGCTGGTCTCCTTCGAGGTCTTCGGTCAGTTCAACCGGGTCGTCGAGGAGCGCGACGCCTTCTTCCGCCGGGCTGCCCGTGAACTGGCCCGTACGGTGGGCCTGCCGGACGACGCGGTGTGACGGCCCGGCGGGCGGCGCCGTCCGCCCCGTCCGTACCGCGCCCGGCCCCGCTGTCCGTACGCCCGTCTCCCCTGTCCCGCTCCCCGTGACCGGTCCGCCGTCCCCGCCGTGCGCCAGGGCGGGCCCGGGCGCACCCGCTCAGCCGCCGGTGTGCGCGGCGTGGCGGGCGCCGTGGCCCAGCACCGCGGCGACGGCGGCGAGCAGGGTCACCGTGGTCAGTGCCAGCGGCAGGGAGAACCAGTCGGCCAGGAAGCCGATGACCGGGGGCCCCAGCAGCATCCCGCCGTAGCCGAGCGTCGACGCGGTGGCCACCCCGCTCGGCCCGGCCACCTCCCCGGCCCTGCCGACCGCGACCGGGAAGATGTTGGCCAGGCCCAGGCCGGCCAGGACGAAACCCGCCAGGGCGAGCGGGACGGTGGGCGCGAGGGCGCCGAAGAGCATCCCCACCGCGGCCGTCGCCCCGCCCGCCACCAGGGTCCGGGTCTGGCCGAGACGTTCCAGCAGGGTTGTGCCGCAGAACCTGCCGACCGCCATGGCCAGCGCGAACAGGGCGTAACCGGCGGCGGCCGGCCCCGGAGCGGCGTGCAGGTCCTGGGCGAGGTGCAGGGCCCCCCACTCGGCCAGCGCGCCCTCGCCGTAGGCGGTGCAGAGGGCGATGACACCGAAG
This DNA window, taken from Streptomyces nitrosporeus, encodes the following:
- a CDS encoding dipeptidase, whose protein sequence is MTARPISETVASLMPRAKTELAELVAFRSVADPEQFPVSECEAAARWVAGALRTEGFEDVALLDTPDGTQSVYGFLPGPAGAPTVLLYAHYDVQPPLDESAWLSPPFELTERDGRWYGRGAADCKGGFVMHLLALRALKADGGVPVSVKVVVEGSEEQGTGGLERYAEAHPELLAADTVVIGDTGNFRVGLPTVTATLRGMTMLRVRLDTLEGNLHSGQFGGAAPDALAAMIQLLASLRAEDGTTTVDGLTTDAAWEGLQYPEEEFRRDARVLDGVELIGTGTVADRIWARPAVTVIGIDCPPVVGATPSLQATARAQISLRVPPGQDAAEATKLLTAHLESHAPWGARVTVEPVGQGQPFRADVTSPAYTSMAEAMRAAYPGQEMQTSGMGGSIPLCNTLAALYPEAEILLIGLSEPEAQIHAVNESVSPQELERLSVAEALFLRNYAESRKA
- a CDS encoding nitroreductase family deazaflavin-dependent oxidoreductase yields the protein MSQPYYLRGSALNVRMNSVVGWLARHGISLMGSAEMSVRGRRSGQMQRIPVNPHTHEGTRYLVSARGHSQWVRNMRAAGCGELRVGRRAHAFTAEEVTDDAQKALVLRSYLEKWGWEVNQYFQGVTAKSSDAELLAACPDHPVFRITVED
- a CDS encoding TetR/AcrR family transcriptional regulator — protein: MSSIRGARERARAEITAAIKEEARRQLAADGAAKLSLRAVARELGMASSALYRYFPSRDDLLTALIVDAYDAVGEAAEAARSSSEGSGEPHAVRWTAVACAVRAWALAHPHEYALIYGSPVPGYSAPQDTVGPASRVGLVLIGIVREACPGDGLTADALPDGLRTDAERLAADLAPGLPPATMTALIAAWAQLFGLVSFEVFGQFNRVVEERDAFFRRAARELARTVGLPDDAV
- a CDS encoding maleylpyruvate isomerase family mycothiol-dependent enzyme — translated: MDCASYLRHLGREHAAFRACLDGDLSAAVEHCGDWTLYDLANHLGGQNHWAAAAVTERRGDHTVPAAPRERTALVGWFEDSCAALTRALDTDPLTEAWTFHPPHTAGFWQRRRCLEALVHRWDAENALGTPSPMDAGLAAEGVAEVLDTMVPRQRSRGRAQPPASALRLDATDTAHTWTYGPGVPVARVSATAEDLLLLLWGRARDDDRAYVWEGDRRAGRLVLEGPLTA
- a CDS encoding geranylgeranyl reductase family protein, yielding MSSENADVGREPEESSTVWDVVVVGAGPAGASAAYAAAVAGRRVLLLEKSELPRYKTCGGGIIGFSRDSLPPGFELPLKDRIHAVTFSLNGKLSRTRRSKRMLFGLINRPEFDAGLVEAAQKAGAELRTGATVSRVEQHGPAVPDRRTVAVVLSGGETVLARAVVGADGSAGRIGAHVGVKLDQVDLGLEAEIPVPRTVAEDWAGRVLIDWGPLPGSYGWVFPKGDTLTVGVIAARGDGAGTKRYLEDFVGRLGLAGFEPTISSGHLTRCRSEDSPLSRGRVVVCGDAAGLLEPWTREGISFALRSGRLAGEWAVRIAESHDAVDARRQALNYAFAIKAGLGVEMGVGRRMLKLFERRPGLLHAVLTGFRPAWNAFAGITRGTTSLAELVRTHPLAQRALSAMDRG